From Mycolicibacterium nivoides, a single genomic window includes:
- a CDS encoding metal-sensitive transcriptional regulator, whose protein sequence is MICDEESIAAILNRLKRAQGQLSGVISMIEQGRDCKDVVTQLAAVSRALDRAGFKIVATSLRECINGNSDETMDVAELERLFLTLA, encoded by the coding sequence ATGATCTGCGACGAGGAATCGATCGCCGCCATCCTGAACCGGCTCAAGCGCGCGCAAGGACAGCTCTCAGGCGTCATCTCCATGATCGAGCAGGGCCGCGACTGCAAGGATGTCGTCACCCAGCTCGCCGCGGTGTCCCGCGCGCTGGACCGCGCCGGATTCAAGATCGTCGCAACCAGCCTGCGCGAATGCATCAACGGCAACAGTGACGAAACCATGGATGTCGCCGAGCTGGAACGGCTGTTCCTGACCCTGGCCTG